In a genomic window of Lepisosteus oculatus isolate fLepOcu1 chromosome 5, fLepOcu1.hap2, whole genome shotgun sequence:
- the LOC138239203 gene encoding glutathione S-transferase Mu 3-like has product MTMVLAYWDIRGLAQPIRLLLEYTGTKYEEKFYSCGQAPDYDKSCWFGEKEKLGMDFPNLPYLIDGDRKITQSNAIIRYIARKHNLCGEKEDEIVRVDILENQAMDFRNGFVNLCYRDYDNQKSAYLEKLPSVLKQFSNFMEERKVFAGDKITFVDFIMYELLDQHRMFEPKCLDDFKNLKEFLDRFEALEKIGAYMKSKNFIKTPVNSKMAKWGNKKE; this is encoded by the exons ATGACCATGGTACTAGCTTATTGGGATATCAGAGGG CTGGCTCAGCCCATTCGCCTCCTGCTGGAGTACACTGGCACCAAATATGAAGAGAAGTTCTACTCCTGTGGACAAG CTCCTGACTATGACAAGAGCTGCTGGTTTGGGGAGAAGGAGAAGCTGGGAATGGACTTCCCTAAT CTCCCTTACCTGATTGATGGCGACAGGAAGATCACGCAGAGCAATGCCATCATTAGGTACATCGCCCGCAAGCACAATCTGT GTGGTGAGAAAGAAGACGAGATAGTTCGAGTGGACATTCTGGAAAACCAGGCAATGGACTTCCGCAACGGCTTTGTCAACCTCTGCTACAGAGACTAT GATAACCAGAAGTCTGCATACCTGGAGAAGCTCCCAAGTGTCCTGAAGCAGTTCTCCAACTTCATGGAAGAGAGGAAGGTGTTTGCAGGAGATAAG ATCACTTTTGTTGACTTCATCATGTACGAGCTGTTGGACCAGCACCGAATGTTTGAACCCAAGTGTCTCGATGATTTCAAGAATCTGAAGGAGTTCCTTGACAGGTTTGAG GCGCTGGAGAAGATTGGGGCCTACATGAAATCAAAGAATTTCATCAAGACCCCCGTAAATAGCAAGATGGCAAAGTGGGGAAACAAGAAGGAATGA